A stretch of the Thermodesulfobacteriota bacterium genome encodes the following:
- a CDS encoding peroxiredoxin gives MSETLRAGDAAPDIEAETYGGEKIKLSNFHGRKTVALYFYPKDYTGGCTKEACSIRDGYGELEALGVEVLGVSTDSVKSHEGFRDKHSLNFPLLSDNDKKIVKAYGVESASGSAKRETFLIDKSGIIRHIWTKVDTAGHADQIAKKVKELGLE, from the coding sequence ATGTCGGAGACGCTCAGGGCCGGTGACGCCGCGCCTGACATAGAAGCCGAAACCTACGGCGGCGAAAAGATAAAGCTCAGCAATTTTCACGGCAGGAAAACGGTCGCCCTCTACTTCTATCCGAAGGACTACACCGGCGGGTGCACGAAGGAGGCCTGCTCCATAAGGGACGGTTACGGCGAGCTCGAAGCGCTCGGCGTCGAGGTTCTCGGCGTGAGCACCGACAGCGTAAAATCCCACGAGGGCTTCCGCGACAAACACTCCCTCAACTTCCCGCTCCTCAGCGACAATGACAAGAAGATAGTAAAAGCCTACGGCGTCGAAAGCGCCTCGGGCTCCGCGAAAAGGGAGACGTTCCTCATAGACAAATCGGGGATAATAAGGCACATCTGGACCAAGGTCGATACTGCAGGCCACGCGGACCAGATTGCGAAAAAGGTAAAAGAGCTCGGCCTCGAATGA
- a CDS encoding deoxyribonuclease IV: protein MKFGCHVSIAGGIDKAPARAHALGCECFQIFSRSPRGGKPPVLTDSIVASFKSSCAAFGLFDYFIHTPYYINLASENPALRESSVRIIREELERGTLIGAKYVMTHLGSSKGIDRSVAVGRVVEGVAAILEDSGSLTTELLLENTAGQGETIGDSFPELARIINEIENPRLGVCLDTSHLLASGYDIRTKAAVEKTLGEFSSLIDPARIRLLHGNDSKIPLGEKKDRHEHIGEGKIGTAGFRAIVNHPLLKGLDMIVEIPPEEVERDIALLKSLRKK from the coding sequence ATGAAATTCGGCTGTCACGTCTCCATCGCCGGGGGTATCGACAAGGCCCCGGCGCGCGCCCACGCCCTCGGCTGCGAATGCTTCCAGATATTCTCCCGCTCCCCGCGCGGCGGGAAGCCGCCGGTCCTGACAGACTCTATCGTCGCCTCTTTCAAAAGCTCCTGCGCCGCTTTCGGTCTCTTCGACTACTTCATTCATACCCCTTACTATATCAACCTCGCGTCCGAAAATCCGGCCCTCCGCGAATCCTCCGTCCGCATTATACGGGAAGAGCTCGAGCGGGGCACGCTCATCGGCGCGAAGTACGTCATGACGCACCTCGGGAGCTCGAAGGGCATCGACCGCTCCGTAGCCGTCGGCCGCGTCGTGGAAGGCGTAGCCGCCATACTCGAAGACTCGGGCAGCCTCACGACCGAGCTCCTCCTCGAAAACACGGCCGGCCAGGGCGAAACCATAGGCGACTCTTTCCCCGAGCTCGCCCGCATAATAAACGAAATCGAAAACCCCCGGCTCGGCGTCTGCCTCGACACCTCCCACCTCCTGGCCTCGGGCTACGACATACGCACCAAAGCCGCGGTCGAGAAAACGCTCGGGGAATTTTCTTCGCTCATAGACCCGGCCCGCATAAGGCTCCTTCACGGTAACGACTCAAAGATACCCCTCGGCGAAAAGAAAGACCGCCACGAGCACATCGGCGAGGGAAAGATAGGCACGGCGGGATTCAGGGCCATCGTGAATCATCCGCTCCTAAAGGGCCTCGACATGATAGTCGAGATACCGCCCGAGGAAGTCGAAAGGGATATAGCGCTCCTTAAGAGCCTGCGGAAGAAATAG
- a CDS encoding DUF853 family protein, translating into MSQPLIAAKGTRDLFILPRMANRHGLIAGATGTGKTVTLQVLSENFSRLGVPVFVADVKGDLSGISRPGTDNPKIAERIQTLGLSDFVFEGSPVTFWDVFGEEGHPVRTTVSEMGPLLLGRLLGLNDTQSGVLTLVFKIADEEKLLLLDLKDLRSMLQFVGDNASSFTTEYGNVSRPSIGAIQRGLLRLEEESGDIFFGEPALKLDDLTAVDEKTGRGTINVLAADRLIRSPGVYSTFLLWLLSELFEQLPEVGDPEKPVLVFFFDEAHLLFDDAPRALLDKIEQVARLIRSKGVGVYFVTQSPLDIPDVILGQLGNRVQHALRAYTARDKKAIRAAAGTFRPNPALDTEQILTELGVGEALVSFLDAKGRPEVVERAIVRPPFSRMGPVTPEERKETITASPINGHYEETIDRESAYEKLQARAEADARAAPPPPPKRKPGRPRDTIFETAAKSAARSFGRQLATTGRQIATEIVRGVLGSMLGGKRR; encoded by the coding sequence ATGAGCCAGCCCCTCATAGCCGCGAAAGGAACCCGCGATCTCTTCATCCTCCCCCGCATGGCCAACAGGCACGGGCTCATCGCCGGCGCGACGGGCACCGGCAAGACGGTCACGCTCCAGGTCCTCTCCGAGAACTTCAGCAGGCTGGGCGTCCCGGTCTTTGTCGCCGACGTCAAGGGCGACCTCTCGGGCATAAGCAGGCCCGGAACGGACAACCCGAAAATAGCGGAACGCATACAAACGCTCGGTCTCTCCGATTTTGTTTTCGAGGGAAGCCCCGTCACGTTCTGGGACGTCTTCGGCGAGGAAGGGCACCCGGTCAGGACGACGGTATCCGAGATGGGCCCCCTACTCTTGGGCCGTCTACTCGGACTCAACGACACGCAATCGGGCGTCCTCACGCTCGTCTTTAAAATCGCCGACGAGGAAAAACTTCTCCTCCTCGACCTTAAAGACCTCCGGTCCATGCTCCAGTTCGTGGGAGACAACGCCTCGTCCTTCACGACCGAATACGGTAACGTCTCCCGCCCCAGCATAGGTGCCATACAGAGGGGCCTTCTCAGGCTCGAAGAGGAAAGCGGCGACATATTTTTCGGAGAGCCCGCTCTCAAGCTCGACGACCTCACCGCAGTGGACGAAAAAACGGGCCGCGGGACGATAAACGTGCTCGCGGCCGACAGGCTGATCCGCTCCCCGGGCGTATACTCGACGTTCCTCCTCTGGCTCCTCTCCGAATTATTCGAGCAGCTCCCCGAGGTCGGCGACCCGGAAAAGCCCGTCCTCGTATTCTTCTTCGACGAGGCCCACCTCCTCTTCGACGACGCCCCCAGGGCGCTCCTCGACAAGATAGAGCAGGTCGCCCGCCTCATCCGCTCGAAGGGCGTCGGCGTCTACTTCGTCACGCAGAGCCCCCTCGACATCCCCGACGTCATACTCGGCCAGCTCGGGAACAGGGTCCAGCATGCACTCAGGGCGTACACCGCGCGCGACAAAAAAGCTATCAGGGCGGCGGCCGGGACGTTCAGGCCGAACCCCGCCCTCGACACCGAGCAGATACTGACAGAGCTCGGCGTGGGCGAGGCCCTCGTATCCTTCCTCGACGCCAAAGGCAGGCCCGAAGTGGTCGAGCGCGCAATCGTTCGCCCGCCTTTCAGCCGTATGGGGCCCGTCACACCCGAAGAGCGTAAAGAAACCATCACTGCGTCCCCGATCAACGGCCACTATGAAGAAACCATCGACCGCGAATCGGCCTACGAAAAATTACAGGCCAGGGCAGAGGCAGACGCCAGGGCAGCGCCCCCTCCCCCGCCGAAGAGGAAACCGGGCCGTCCCAGGGATACCATTTTTGAGACGGCGGCCAAGTCCGCGGCGCGCTCGTTCGGAAGACAATTAGCGACCACCGGAAGACAAATAGCGACAGAGATCGTGCGCGGAGTTCTCGGCTCCATGCTCGGCGGAAAGCGCCGCTGA
- the rbbA gene encoding ribosome-associated ATPase/putative transporter RbbA: MSEPGGTKDAGSIPPVVRLQDVGLRYGKVQALDGVGLDFPGGGMAGLIGPDGVGKSSLLSLIAGARSIQAGKVEVLGGDMADARHRSEVRGRIAYMPQGLGRNLYPTLSVTENIDFFGRLFGGSDGERLHRIKVLTRATGLGDFLDRPAGKLSGGMKQKLGLCCALIHDPDLIILDEPTTGVDPLSRRQFWELVDTIRAARPGMSVIVATAYMEEAARFDRLAAMDGGKVLADGTPRELLESTGAQSLEEAFIALLPEEKRRGYRKVDIPPRTEEADGEIAIEAEGLTKRFGDFTAVDHVSFRISRGEIFGFLGSNGCGKTTTMKMLTGLLPPTEGRARLFGKEVDANDLATRRRVGYMSQFFSLYTELTVRQNLELHARLFHVTAGEIQGRVREMIERFDLKGTEDMLPDTMSLGHRQRLSLAVAMVHKPEMLILDEPTSGVDPIARDAFWRILVDLSRSGGVTIFISTHFMNEAERCDRISLMHAGRVLVADTPEGVVKRSGAGTIEEAFIKYLEEDSAGRDAVRAPDGTDELARVLSAKDGASNAGVKGFRRFFDTRRMLSYARRESLELRRDPVRLTLALLGSVILLFVMGYGINMDVEDLSFAVLDRDQTVTSRDYTLNLAGSRYFVEQPPITDYADLDRRMRSGGLSLAIEIPPGFARDIARGSPVEVGAWIDGAMPTRAETVRGYVQGMHAHWLAVKARELGRGKEAEGLINIETRFRYNPDVKSLVAMVPAVIPILLLLIPAMLAALSVVREKELGSIINFYVTPTTRLEFLTGKQLPYIALSMLSFFMLTLIAVAIFGVPLKGSFFILTAGALLYVSAATALGLLISSFMRSQIAAIFGTAVLTILPAASFSGMIDPVSSLQGAGRFIGEIYPTTYFLIISQGTFSKALGFEDLRSSFVPLAIAVPVLLGLCAVILRKQET; encoded by the coding sequence ATGAGTGAGCCGGGCGGCACGAAAGACGCCGGTAGTATTCCGCCGGTCGTCAGGCTGCAGGACGTGGGGCTCCGGTATGGCAAGGTGCAGGCGCTGGACGGCGTCGGCCTCGACTTCCCCGGCGGGGGCATGGCCGGGCTCATCGGCCCCGACGGGGTCGGTAAATCGAGCCTCCTTTCCCTTATCGCCGGGGCGCGGTCAATCCAGGCGGGAAAGGTCGAGGTGCTGGGCGGCGACATGGCCGACGCCCGTCACAGGAGCGAGGTGCGCGGGCGCATCGCGTACATGCCGCAGGGGCTGGGAAGGAACCTCTATCCGACGCTTTCGGTGACGGAGAACATCGACTTTTTCGGCCGCCTGTTCGGCGGCAGTGACGGCGAGCGTCTCCACCGCATAAAGGTTCTGACGAGGGCCACTGGGCTAGGGGATTTCCTGGACAGGCCGGCGGGGAAGCTCTCGGGCGGCATGAAGCAGAAGCTCGGCCTCTGCTGCGCGCTGATCCACGACCCGGACCTCATAATCCTCGACGAGCCGACGACGGGCGTCGATCCGCTATCGCGCAGGCAGTTCTGGGAGCTCGTGGACACCATACGCGCGGCCCGGCCGGGGATGAGCGTCATAGTGGCCACCGCCTACATGGAAGAGGCAGCGCGGTTCGACCGCCTGGCCGCCATGGACGGGGGGAAGGTACTCGCCGACGGGACCCCCCGTGAGCTCCTGGAGAGTACGGGGGCGCAGTCCCTCGAAGAGGCGTTCATCGCTCTTCTCCCCGAAGAGAAGCGACGCGGCTACAGGAAGGTCGATATCCCTCCCCGCACCGAGGAGGCCGACGGCGAAATCGCCATCGAGGCCGAGGGCCTGACGAAGCGCTTCGGGGATTTCACTGCGGTCGATCACGTGAGCTTCAGGATAAGCCGGGGGGAGATCTTCGGCTTTCTCGGGTCGAACGGCTGCGGCAAGACAACGACCATGAAGATGCTTACGGGTCTCCTGCCCCCGACAGAGGGCCGGGCGCGGCTCTTCGGGAAGGAGGTGGACGCGAACGACCTTGCGACGCGCCGGCGCGTGGGGTATATGTCGCAGTTCTTCTCGCTCTACACGGAGCTTACGGTGAGGCAGAACCTCGAGCTCCACGCGCGGCTGTTCCATGTGACCGCCGGGGAGATCCAGGGGCGCGTGAGGGAGATGATAGAGCGCTTCGATCTCAAAGGGACGGAGGACATGCTGCCGGATACGATGTCGCTCGGCCACCGTCAGCGACTTTCGCTGGCCGTGGCGATGGTCCACAAGCCCGAGATGCTGATACTGGACGAGCCCACGTCCGGGGTCGATCCCATAGCGCGGGACGCCTTCTGGCGCATACTGGTGGACCTTTCGCGAAGCGGCGGCGTGACGATCTTCATATCGACCCACTTCATGAACGAGGCCGAGAGGTGCGACCGCATATCGCTCATGCACGCCGGGCGCGTGCTCGTCGCCGATACGCCGGAGGGCGTCGTGAAGAGGAGCGGCGCCGGGACCATCGAGGAGGCGTTTATCAAGTATCTGGAGGAAGATTCCGCGGGAAGGGATGCCGTAAGAGCCCCGGACGGGACGGACGAGCTGGCCAGGGTCCTTTCCGCGAAGGACGGGGCTTCGAATGCCGGGGTTAAAGGATTCAGGCGCTTTTTCGACACGCGCCGCATGCTGAGCTACGCCCGGCGGGAATCGCTGGAGCTCAGGCGCGATCCCGTCCGTCTTACGCTCGCCCTCCTCGGGAGCGTAATCCTGCTGTTCGTGATGGGGTACGGGATCAACATGGACGTCGAGGACCTCTCGTTCGCCGTTCTCGACAGGGACCAGACGGTAACCAGCCGGGATTACACGCTTAACCTCGCGGGCTCGCGCTATTTTGTCGAGCAGCCGCCCATAACCGACTATGCCGACCTCGACCGCAGGATGCGCTCGGGCGGTCTGAGCCTGGCGATCGAGATCCCGCCGGGATTCGCACGCGACATCGCACGCGGGAGCCCGGTGGAGGTCGGCGCCTGGATAGACGGCGCAATGCCTACGCGGGCGGAGACCGTACGCGGGTACGTGCAGGGGATGCACGCCCACTGGCTGGCCGTAAAGGCGCGGGAGCTCGGGCGGGGGAAGGAAGCGGAGGGGCTCATAAATATCGAGACCCGCTTTCGTTATAATCCCGACGTCAAGAGCCTCGTCGCCATGGTCCCGGCCGTGATACCGATCCTGCTACTGCTTATACCGGCCATGCTCGCGGCGCTGAGCGTGGTGCGGGAAAAGGAGCTCGGCTCTATAATAAACTTTTACGTTACGCCGACGACGAGGCTCGAGTTCCTGACGGGAAAGCAGCTCCCCTACATCGCGCTGTCCATGCTGAGCTTCTTCATGCTCACGCTGATCGCCGTCGCCATCTTCGGCGTGCCGCTCAAGGGAAGCTTTTTCATCCTGACCGCGGGGGCGCTGCTGTATGTAAGCGCCGCCACCGCCCTCGGCCTTTTGATATCGAGCTTCATGCGGAGCCAGATCGCGGCCATTTTCGGCACCGCGGTACTGACGATACTGCCGGCGGCGAGCTTCTCCGGAATGATCGACCCCGTGTCGTCCCTCCAGGGCGCGGGCAGGTTCATCGGCGAAATCTACCCGACCACCTATTTCCTTATCATATCGCAGGGGACGTTTTCCAAGGCCCTCGGTTTCGAAGATCTGCGGAGCTCCTTCGTCCCGCTGGCAATCGCCGTGCCCGTGCTCCTCGGATTATGCGCGGTCATACTGAGGAAGCAGGAGACCTGA
- a CDS encoding ABC transporter permease, with product MRASNIFYLGIKELRSLARDPVMFVLIVYAFSFAIYTAATAMPETLNMAPIAIVDEDRSPLSSRIVGAFYPPYFLPPELIDQSEMDARMDAGLDTFALDIPPDFQRDMLAGRRPTIQLNVDATRMSQAFTGSGYIQTMVNDEVRAFAQRYGDTAELPVELTLRARFNPQLNKSWFGAIMEIINNVTILSIVLTGAALIREREHGTIEHLLVMPVTPFEIMTSKVWAMGLVVLAASMFSLVVIVRGLLSIPIEGSILLFLAGAAAQLFATTSMGIFLGTIARSMPQFGLLFILVLLPLEMLSGGTTPRESMPDAVRYLMLAAPNTHFVMLAQAILYRGAGFSVVWPQFVAILAIGAALFGIALAQFRRTIGLMA from the coding sequence ATGCGCGCCTCGAACATCTTTTATCTCGGCATCAAGGAGCTCCGGAGCCTCGCCCGCGACCCGGTCATGTTCGTCCTGATCGTCTACGCCTTCAGCTTCGCTATATATACGGCGGCGACGGCAATGCCCGAGACGCTCAACATGGCCCCTATAGCCATAGTAGACGAAGACCGCTCGCCCCTTTCGTCCCGGATCGTCGGGGCATTCTATCCGCCGTACTTTTTGCCGCCGGAGCTAATCGACCAGTCGGAGATGGACGCCCGTATGGACGCAGGGCTCGATACGTTCGCGCTCGATATTCCCCCGGACTTTCAGCGGGACATGCTGGCCGGGAGGCGCCCGACCATACAGCTCAACGTGGACGCGACGCGCATGAGCCAGGCATTTACGGGGAGCGGCTATATACAGACCATGGTCAACGACGAAGTGCGCGCCTTCGCGCAGCGTTATGGGGACACGGCCGAGCTGCCCGTGGAGCTTACGCTGAGGGCGCGCTTTAACCCCCAGCTGAACAAGTCCTGGTTCGGCGCGATAATGGAGATTATAAATAACGTGACCATACTCTCCATCGTGCTGACAGGGGCCGCCCTCATCCGGGAGCGCGAGCACGGGACCATAGAGCACCTGCTCGTAATGCCCGTCACGCCGTTCGAGATCATGACGAGCAAGGTCTGGGCGATGGGGCTCGTGGTGCTGGCGGCGTCTATGTTCTCGCTGGTCGTCATCGTACGCGGGCTCCTGTCGATACCCATCGAGGGCTCGATCCTTCTCTTTCTGGCCGGCGCGGCCGCGCAGCTCTTCGCCACGACGTCGATGGGGATATTCCTGGGCACCATAGCCCGTTCGATGCCGCAGTTCGGCCTCTTGTTTATACTCGTACTGCTGCCGCTGGAGATGCTGTCGGGCGGCACGACGCCCCGGGAGAGCATGCCGGACGCAGTGCGGTATCTCATGCTTGCCGCGCCGAACACGCACTTCGTGATGCTCGCCCAGGCTATCCTATACCGCGGTGCGGGATTCTCCGTCGTCTGGCCGCAGTTCGTCGCCATACTGGCTATAGGGGCCGCGTTATTCGGTATTGCGCTCGCGCAGTTCAGGAGAACTATAGGGCTCATGGCTTAA
- a CDS encoding potassium transporter Kup: protein MKSFEPSKSLVGKNSILALVALGIVFGDIGTSPLYAFRECFSLRYGIEPFHENVLGILSLIFWSLMIVISLKYAIYVMRADNQGEGGILALLALLIPYYGREKKISRLVFGLGIFGSALFYGDAMLTPAISVLSAVEGLKIASPMFHDYVIPITLLILFCIFFVQSKGTGRVGSLFGPIMLIWFLTLAVLGVSWIIKVPSVLESMDPLYAIKFFLNNEVQGFLVLGAVFLVVTGGEALYADMGHFGRFPIRLAWFGVVLPALLINYFGQGALVLTRPEAVENSFYLLVPEWGLYPLIVMATIATVIASQAVISGAFSLTSQALQLDLLPRVNVVHTSAEQMGQIYVPFVNWVMLAGTVFLVLIFRTSGNLVGAYGVAIATLTVITTLLMFIYSVSVWKWNLAAALLLTSFMLVVDLVFFGANIIKLDQGGWFPYLIAIIVYFIIITWVKGRRLVQEEFRKEEIPFSVFLSDPMLKDVPRVRGTAVYMSKNPYGVPRTLLHNFKHNKVFHERIIILTLYTEAVPRVYGADKMKVEELGHNFVRVIANYGFLERPDIFHVLEYLRDLGIECRINELTFVLGRETIIVGRGHGLERLKKRLFAFLSRNMLPATHYFNVPPNRVIEIGLQIEI from the coding sequence ATGAAAAGCTTTGAGCCATCGAAATCGTTAGTCGGCAAAAACTCCATCCTCGCGCTGGTTGCGCTCGGCATAGTCTTCGGCGATATCGGGACGAGTCCGCTTTATGCATTCAGGGAATGCTTCTCCCTGAGATACGGTATAGAACCCTTCCACGAGAACGTGCTCGGCATACTTTCCCTCATTTTCTGGTCGCTTATGATAGTCATCTCGCTAAAGTATGCGATCTACGTCATGAGGGCCGACAACCAGGGCGAGGGAGGTATACTCGCGCTTCTTGCGCTCCTTATTCCCTACTACGGAAGAGAAAAAAAAATAAGCAGGCTCGTTTTCGGACTCGGCATCTTCGGCTCGGCGCTCTTTTACGGGGACGCCATGCTTACCCCCGCCATATCCGTCCTGAGTGCCGTCGAGGGGCTCAAGATCGCTTCCCCGATGTTCCACGATTACGTTATCCCCATAACCCTCTTGATCCTCTTCTGTATCTTCTTCGTCCAGAGTAAAGGCACCGGCCGAGTGGGATCTCTGTTCGGTCCCATAATGCTGATATGGTTTCTGACGCTCGCAGTCCTGGGCGTCTCATGGATAATCAAAGTCCCATCGGTACTGGAATCGATGGACCCTCTATATGCCATAAAGTTCTTTCTTAACAACGAGGTACAAGGCTTTTTGGTGCTCGGCGCCGTTTTTCTCGTCGTAACCGGCGGCGAGGCGCTCTACGCCGATATGGGACACTTCGGCAGGTTCCCCATCAGGCTCGCGTGGTTCGGTGTTGTCCTCCCCGCGCTTTTAATCAACTATTTCGGACAGGGCGCCCTCGTCCTCACGCGTCCCGAAGCGGTGGAGAACTCCTTTTATCTCCTCGTTCCCGAATGGGGGCTCTATCCGCTCATCGTGATGGCTACCATAGCAACCGTCATTGCCTCACAGGCTGTCATCTCCGGGGCTTTCTCCCTCACGTCACAGGCCCTCCAGCTCGATCTCCTCCCGAGGGTAAACGTCGTTCACACCTCGGCCGAGCAGATGGGTCAGATATACGTCCCATTCGTTAACTGGGTTATGCTTGCCGGCACGGTATTCCTCGTCCTCATCTTCCGCACCTCGGGAAATCTGGTCGGGGCATACGGCGTAGCCATAGCGACCCTCACGGTCATAACGACGCTCCTCATGTTCATTTATTCGGTCTCCGTATGGAAATGGAATCTCGCGGCGGCGCTCCTCCTCACCTCCTTCATGCTCGTAGTCGACCTCGTCTTCTTCGGGGCGAATATAATCAAGCTCGACCAGGGCGGATGGTTCCCGTATCTCATCGCCATAATCGTCTACTTCATAATCATAACGTGGGTAAAGGGGCGGCGGCTCGTACAGGAAGAGTTCAGAAAAGAAGAGATACCCTTTTCAGTCTTTCTCTCCGACCCCATGTTAAAAGACGTCCCGCGCGTACGGGGCACGGCCGTCTACATGTCGAAAAATCCCTACGGCGTGCCGAGAACGCTCCTTCACAACTTCAAGCACAATAAGGTCTTCCACGAGCGCATAATAATCCTGACGCTATACACCGAGGCCGTCCCGCGCGTCTACGGCGCCGACAAGATGAAGGTCGAGGAGCTCGGGCACAATTTCGTGAGGGTCATCGCGAATTACGGGTTTCTCGAAAGGCCCGACATATTCCACGTGCTGGAATACCTCCGTGACCTCGGCATCGAATGCAGGATAAACGAGCTCACGTTCGTCCTCGGCCGCGAAACCATAATAGTGGGCCGCGGCCACGGCCTGGAGAGGCTTAAAAAGAGGCTCTTCGCCTTTCTATCCCGGAACATGCTGCCGGCCACGCACTACTTCAACGTCCCGCCCAACCGCGTCATAGAGATCGGCCTTCAGATAGAGATCTAG
- a CDS encoding HlyD family efflux transporter periplasmic adaptor subunit — protein MIKLNRAWLLRIALVVLAGFIAFYAWRALRPNGLPEGFAGSNGRIEATEINVAAKMSGRIKEIMVNEGDFVTAGEVLAVMDTAVLEAQQREAEAQLERALIGIVTAEDQVTQRKAEKSTAEAVVAQRKAELSAAQKRLSRTEKLAERGIVPAQKLDDDRADLQRAKAAVSAADAQVAAAEAAISAASSQIVASKSEAEAMRATIQRIKADIDDSTLRSPRDGRVQYRVAQPGEVLNAGGIVLNLVDLSDVYMTFFLPTEDAGRVKLGAEARIILDAAPQYVIPAKITFVADVAQFTPKSVETAEERQKLMFRLKAQIPPDLLRKHIEDVKTGLPGMAYVRLAPNAEWPAGLEVRLPQ, from the coding sequence ATGATCAAACTGAACAGGGCCTGGCTGCTGCGGATCGCCCTCGTCGTGCTTGCGGGCTTTATCGCTTTCTATGCCTGGAGGGCCCTAAGGCCGAACGGGCTGCCGGAGGGATTCGCCGGCAGTAACGGCAGGATAGAGGCAACCGAGATAAACGTCGCCGCAAAGATGTCGGGCCGGATCAAGGAGATCATGGTCAACGAGGGCGATTTCGTAACGGCCGGAGAGGTTCTCGCCGTTATGGATACCGCCGTTCTCGAAGCGCAGCAGAGGGAGGCTGAGGCGCAGCTGGAAAGGGCGCTTATCGGAATTGTGACGGCCGAGGACCAGGTGACGCAGCGAAAGGCCGAAAAATCCACCGCCGAGGCCGTGGTCGCTCAGCGGAAGGCCGAGCTCAGCGCCGCGCAGAAGCGCCTTTCGCGCACGGAGAAGCTGGCCGAAAGAGGGATCGTTCCCGCCCAGAAGCTCGACGACGACCGGGCCGATCTCCAGAGGGCGAAGGCGGCGGTAAGCGCCGCCGACGCGCAGGTAGCGGCGGCCGAGGCCGCCATCAGCGCGGCGAGCTCGCAGATAGTCGCGTCTAAATCCGAGGCCGAGGCCATGCGCGCCACGATACAGCGCATAAAGGCCGACATCGACGACAGCACCCTCCGCTCGCCGCGCGACGGGCGCGTCCAGTACCGGGTGGCGCAGCCCGGAGAGGTGCTGAACGCGGGCGGCATCGTGCTTAACCTCGTCGATCTCAGCGACGTTTATATGACCTTTTTTCTCCCGACGGAAGACGCGGGACGCGTGAAGCTCGGCGCGGAGGCCCGCATCATACTCGACGCGGCCCCGCAGTACGTCATCCCGGCCAAAATAACCTTCGTCGCGGACGTGGCGCAGTTTACGCCCAAATCCGTGGAGACGGCCGAAGAGCGCCAGAAGCTGATGTTCAGGCTCAAGGCCCAGATCCCCCCCGACCTCCTGAGAAAGCACATAGAGGACGTAAAGACCGGGCTCCCGGGCATGGCCTACGTGAGGCTCGCCCCGAACGCCGAATGGCCGGCCGGGCTAGAGGTGCGCCTGCCGCAATGA